In one Halosimplex halophilum genomic region, the following are encoded:
- a CDS encoding DNA replication complex subunit Gins51, whose product MMDLDELRSVQSRERQTDSLQQLRESFYRDAGEFIQQLHRERERAAEEADDPWDAPEVNRLSDDIDTAEGTVEAIYERRVGKIVKMASLAAADMPTEDEGLTAEERSLFETLVGAIEENRARVEAVIDGENPAAAAADVETGVETAAGADPATGGADEPAPPADTGASGEAPADHPPDSPTSDPDASGSPGADPSAAGPTRDSAGGDGERGEVPSDPADLGDAPAASGAGGEPTPSPPGDEPAGASGVDAADLMGDGSETADAGDATDDTGPAAPPEESDDGGRDHPPQADGGAGAVDAGGSPESGRETGPAVPAGDGATTESASPSPDEATGGAEDASVDRATVRITSDVGEIFGVDQRAYDLTAEDVVTLPEANAGPLVERDAAERLD is encoded by the coding sequence ATGATGGACCTGGACGAACTGCGCTCGGTACAGAGCCGCGAACGACAGACCGACAGCCTCCAGCAGCTGCGGGAGTCGTTCTACCGGGACGCCGGGGAGTTCATCCAGCAGCTGCACCGCGAGCGCGAGCGCGCCGCCGAGGAGGCAGACGACCCCTGGGACGCCCCGGAGGTCAACCGCCTCAGCGACGACATCGACACGGCCGAGGGGACGGTCGAGGCCATCTACGAGCGCCGCGTCGGCAAGATCGTCAAGATGGCGTCGCTCGCCGCCGCGGACATGCCGACCGAGGACGAGGGACTCACCGCCGAGGAGCGCAGCCTCTTCGAGACGCTCGTCGGCGCGATCGAGGAGAACCGCGCGCGCGTCGAGGCGGTCATCGACGGGGAGAACCCCGCCGCCGCGGCCGCCGACGTGGAGACGGGCGTCGAAACCGCCGCGGGAGCCGACCCGGCGACCGGCGGGGCGGACGAACCCGCTCCCCCGGCCGACACGGGCGCGTCGGGCGAGGCGCCCGCCGATCACCCGCCGGATTCGCCGACGAGCGACCCGGACGCGAGCGGCTCGCCCGGCGCCGATCCGTCCGCCGCCGGCCCGACACGCGACTCCGCCGGCGGGGACGGCGAGCGCGGCGAGGTGCCGAGCGATCCCGCGGACCTCGGCGACGCCCCGGCCGCGTCCGGCGCCGGCGGCGAGCCGACCCCGAGCCCGCCCGGGGACGAACCGGCCGGGGCCTCGGGCGTCGACGCCGCCGACCTGATGGGCGACGGCTCGGAGACGGCCGACGCAGGGGACGCGACGGACGACACCGGCCCGGCCGCGCCGCCGGAGGAGTCGGACGACGGGGGCCGCGACCACCCCCCGCAGGCCGACGGGGGCGCCGGTGCGGTCGACGCCGGGGGGAGTCCCGAGTCCGGTCGCGAGACCGGCCCGGCGGTCCCGGCGGGCGACGGCGCCACGACCGAATCCGCGTCGCCTTCGCCCGACGAGGCGACGGGCGGCGCGGAGGACGCGTCGGTCGACCGCGCGACCGTGAGGATCACCAGCGACGTGGGCGAGATCTTCGGCGTCGACCAGCGGGCCTACGACCTCACCGCCGAGGACGTGGTGACGCTGCCCGAGGCCAACGCCGGGCCGCTCGTCGAGCGCGACGCCGCCGAGCGGCTGGACTGA
- a CDS encoding S1C family serine protease encodes MDDSDSSRRRFLAACGTALSAGVAGCSDSILGGEAEDTTPVDPDPSTPGSGPADGNGGADGAAGDFEQFDADGESTYAEVYRSTVPSVAQIQVYTGAPSPSQGTGFVYSDGHVVTNQHVVEGAETIYLRFSDSGWLDATVEGTDVYSDLAVLSVEELPESAEPLALRESDPDVGTEVIAIGNPFGYSGSVSAGIVSGVNRTLPAPNNFSIPDAIQTDAPVNPGNSGGPLVTLDGVVAGVINSGGGDNIGFGISAPLTRRVVPALLEDGEYEHSYMGVRLQTVDPLHAEANDVDERVGVYIDLVRDGGPSDGVLQGSTGETTVAGQPGVGTGGDVVVSMDGTAIPTRETLASFLALETSPGDTIDVTVLRDGDERTVELTLGSRPDPT; translated from the coding sequence ATGGACGACTCCGACTCGTCGCGGCGACGGTTCCTCGCGGCCTGCGGCACGGCGCTGTCGGCGGGCGTCGCGGGCTGTTCCGACTCGATCCTCGGCGGCGAGGCCGAGGACACGACGCCGGTCGACCCCGATCCGTCGACGCCGGGCTCCGGTCCGGCGGACGGGAACGGCGGCGCGGACGGCGCCGCCGGCGACTTCGAGCAGTTCGACGCCGACGGGGAGAGCACCTACGCCGAGGTGTACCGCTCGACCGTCCCGTCGGTCGCCCAGATCCAGGTGTACACCGGGGCACCGAGCCCCTCACAGGGCACCGGCTTCGTCTACAGCGACGGCCACGTCGTCACGAACCAGCACGTCGTCGAGGGGGCCGAGACGATCTACCTCCGGTTCAGCGACAGCGGCTGGCTCGACGCCACCGTCGAGGGGACGGACGTGTACAGCGACCTCGCGGTCCTCTCCGTCGAGGAGCTGCCCGAGAGCGCCGAGCCGCTGGCGCTGCGCGAGTCAGACCCCGACGTGGGGACGGAAGTCATCGCCATCGGCAACCCCTTCGGCTACTCCGGGTCCGTCTCGGCCGGGATCGTCAGCGGCGTCAACCGGACGCTCCCCGCGCCCAACAACTTCAGCATCCCCGACGCGATCCAGACGGACGCGCCGGTCAACCCCGGCAACTCCGGCGGCCCGCTGGTCACGCTCGACGGGGTCGTCGCGGGCGTCATCAACTCGGGCGGCGGCGACAACATCGGCTTCGGCATCTCCGCGCCGCTCACCCGCAGAGTGGTCCCCGCACTGCTCGAAGACGGCGAGTACGAACACTCCTACATGGGCGTCCGCCTCCAGACGGTCGACCCGCTGCACGCCGAGGCCAACGACGTGGACGAGCGCGTCGGCGTCTACATCGACCTCGTCCGCGACGGCGGCCCCTCTGACGGGGTCCTCCAGGGGTCCACCGGCGAGACGACCGTGGCCGGCCAGCCCGGCGTCGGGACCGGCGGCGACGTGGTCGTCTCGATGGACGGAACCGCGATCCCTACCAGGGAGACGCTCGCCAGCTTCCTCGCGCTGGAGACCAGCCCCGGCGACACCATCGACGTGACCGTCCTCCGCGACGGCGATGAACGGACCGTCGAACTCACGCTCGGGTCCCGTCCCGACCCGACCTGA